A genomic stretch from Malus domestica chromosome 15, GDT2T_hap1 includes:
- the LOC114821719 gene encoding putative clathrin assembly protein At4g40080 — protein MARFKFIGILKDRASILKATLTINRRVSSVHLAVLRATTHDPSRPPSETRIASVLALGLSSRLTACACIDALMDRLHVTRSAFVALKCLLTIQNIISKGSFILKDQLAYYPCFGGYNFLNLSMFCDNSDFCMLEYSSWVRWYAGVVEQNLMVSRAIGYYLSSSKNEGNKRDKEEKALALLDSDLAMEIEVLVEFVVRICDAPDSLELQKNNLVYEVVRATGEDYRSVQHEIVVRVKEVGDRIDSVEGLRSAELTRLIDSFERLEGCKGKLMLLFVNRKRNDGLWDLVKETKARLVEMKEQREERLVVFPGTNELAESTQCWNPFLEPGQLLLLPSGGGWLGFGPTPIAV, from the coding sequence ATGGCTCGATTCAAATTCATCGGCATTCTGAAAGACAGAGCCTCAATCCTCAAAGCGACTCTGACCATCAACCGTCGAGTCTCCTCCGTACACCTCGCTGTCCTCCGTGCCACCACACACGACCCGTCAAGGCCGCCATCGGAGACACGAATCGCCTCCGTGCTCGCCCTAGGGCTTTCCTCCCGCCTCACTGCATGCGCATGCATTGATGCTCTCATGGACCGGCTCCACGTCACTCGGAGCGCCTTTGTTGCCCTAAAATGTCTCCTCACGATTCAAAACATTATATCAAAAGGGTCTTTTATTCTCAAAGACCAGCTTGCGTACTACCCTTGTTTTGGGGGATACAATTTCTTGAACCTCTCCATGTTTTGTGACAATTCCGATTTTTGTATGTTGGAATATTCGTCTTGGGTCAGATGGTACGCCGGTGTGGTCGAGCAGAATCTGATGGTGTCTAGAGCAATTGGATATTATCTCAGTTCGTCGAAAAACGAAGGTAACAAAAGAGACAAGGAAGAGAAGGCACTTGCTCTTTTGGACTCAGATTTGGCAATGGAGATTGAAGTGCTTGTGGAATTTGTGGTGCGAATTTGTGACGCCCCTGATTCATTAGAACTTCAGAAGAACAATTTGGTGTACGAAGTGGTGAGAGCCACGGGCGAAGATTACAGGTCGGTTCAGCATGAAATTGTTGTCCGAGTCAAGGAAGTTGGAGACAGAATCGACTCAGTCGAGGGTTTGCGTTCGGCTGAGTTGACTCGGTTAATTGACTCGTTTGAGAGGCTGGAGGGTTGCAAGGGGAAGTTAATGCTGTTGTTTGTGAACAGGAAGAGGAATGATGGGTTATGGGATTTGGTGAAAGAGACCAAGGCTAGGCTTGTGGAGATGAAGGAGCAGCGAGAGGAGAGGCTGGTGGTTTTTCCAGGGACGAACGAGTTGGCCGAGTCGACTCAATGTTGGAACCCATTTCTTGAACCAGGACAGTTGTTGCTGTTACCATCTGGTGGTGGGTGGTTGGGCTTCGGACCGACACCAATAGCCGTTTGA
- the LOC114821727 gene encoding RING-H2 finger protein ATL38-like has product MKYTIHAVLLWTLSFLLLSQLITAQTTPPSQPQTKSSSSPKFNLKMAVVMVVLVVAFFILGFLSVYTRQCAQTRLQGRVDLALRNGSLMARGLDPAVIETFPAFIYSDVKALKLGQGALECAVCLQEFQDHETLRLIPKCDHVFHPDCIDTWLLSHSTCPVCRAYLVPKPGEEPYTWVDPNEEDIESGQSDTAPCRAEASPPSLPSHMPPRQVSVRIVEDQIKEEESPSPAPPVFINLVNGSEAYNQRGPPRSRSTGFGPPRSRSTGMRFTRVLFPRSHSTGHSLVKPGENVEKFTLRLPDEVRAQLVNSALIRSRSNNVAFPRAGSVRKDLRSESGRGKSPGLFERFDPSSRSNLSGRSGRWAFSMLPPFVSRNGSVRNQSGDNDVATQSAAEPSELISAPLDHIGGDERSTDTLRPKDQV; this is encoded by the coding sequence ATGAAATACACCATTCATGCAGTCTTGCTATGGACGCTCAGCTTCCTCCTGTTGTCGCAGCTGATCACTGCGCAAACCACACCGCCTTCTCAGCCGCAAACCAAAAGCTCAAGCTCGCCGAAATTCAACCTCAAGATGGCGGTGGTAATGGTGGTTCTCGTAGTTGCATTCTTTATCTTGGGCTTCCTCTCCGTCTACACCCGTCAGTGCGCCCAGACCCGCCTCCAGGGGCGCGTTGACCTCGCCCTTCGAAACGGCTCCCTCATGGCGCGTGGCCTTGACCCCGCTGTCATCGAAACCTTCCCTGCTTTCATATACTCCGACGTCAAGGCGCTAAAGCTCGGCCAGGGCGCTCTGGAATGTGCCGTATGTTTACAGGAGTTTCAAGACCATGAAACGCTGCGTTTGATCCCCAAGTGTGATCACGTATTCCACCCCGATTGTATTGACACGTGGCTTCTCTCTCACTCGACTTGCCCTGTTTGCCGGGCTTACCTGGTTCCTAAACCCGGAGAAGAACCGTACACTTGGGTTGATCCGAATGAAGAGGATATCGAGTCGGGTCAATCTGACACTGCGCCGTGTAGGGCAGAAGCATCACCACCTTCGCTACCGTCGCATATGCCACCCCGCCAAGTGTCAGTTCGGATAGTGGAAGATCAAATCAAAGAGGAGGAATCTCCATCTCCAGCACCTCCAGTGTTTATTAATCTGGTGAATGGAAGTGAAGCCTACAATCAAAGAGGCCCACCTCGGTCTAGGTCAACGGGTTTTGGACCGCCTCGGTCGAGATCAACCGGGATGCGATTTACCAGAGTATTATTTCCACGATCACATTCGACCGGACACTCGCTGGTTAAACCGGGTGAGAACGTCGAAAAGTTTACACTAAGGTTACCGGACGAGGTACGGGCTCAACTTGTGAATTCAGCCTTGATTCGTAGCAGGAGTAACAACGTGGCATTTCCGAGGGCCGGCAGTGTGAGAAAAGATTTAAGAAGTGAGAGTGGGCGTGGAAAAAGCCCCGGTTTGTTTGAGCGGTTTGACCCAAGTTCGCGGTCCAACCTGTCGGGGCGATCAGGCCGTTGGGCTTTCTCAATGTTGCCGCCTTTTGTGTCTAGAAACGGGTCTGTTAGGAACCAAAGTGGTGATAACGACGTTGCAACCCAGTCGGCAGCCGAGCCATCGGAATTGATTAGTGCACCGTTGGACCATATTGGCGGCGATGAACGGTCAACTGATACCTTACGGCCAAAGGATCAAGTTTAA